One genomic window of Microbacterium testaceum StLB037 includes the following:
- a CDS encoding alpha/beta hydrolase, which produces MTPSPPRILLVHGAWSGPWVFDRLAAQLGERGFAVDTVALPSIDSTADLYADAAAITAALDAAEGPLNLVAHSYGGAPTTQAGDHPAVERIVYVAAFALDEGETLQQAVGGGIPDFWGISDGMVSLGKSREERVAMIAADLPPGVPVALAEQLADTFRPQSLTAFTSPVTKVAWRTKPTTYVLTERDELVPPPLQEHFVARSGADVVRVDTGHTPFEDDPVWFAGVLADIITPAEVAR; this is translated from the coding sequence ATGACCCCTTCCCCTCCCCGCATCCTTCTGGTCCACGGCGCTTGGTCGGGCCCGTGGGTGTTCGACCGCCTCGCCGCCCAGCTGGGGGAACGTGGCTTCGCCGTCGACACCGTGGCCCTGCCCAGCATCGACAGCACGGCGGACCTTTACGCCGACGCCGCCGCGATCACCGCCGCGCTCGACGCGGCCGAGGGGCCGCTGAACCTCGTCGCCCACTCCTACGGTGGAGCCCCGACCACGCAGGCCGGCGACCACCCCGCGGTCGAGCGGATCGTCTACGTCGCGGCCTTCGCCCTGGACGAGGGCGAGACCCTCCAGCAGGCGGTGGGCGGTGGCATCCCGGACTTCTGGGGAATCTCGGACGGGATGGTCTCGCTCGGGAAGTCCCGCGAGGAGCGGGTCGCGATGATCGCGGCCGACCTCCCCCCGGGCGTGCCCGTCGCGCTCGCGGAGCAGCTCGCCGACACGTTCCGCCCCCAGTCGCTCACGGCGTTCACCTCACCGGTCACGAAGGTCGCGTGGCGCACGAAGCCGACGACGTACGTCCTCACCGAGCGCGACGAGCTAGTACCGCCGCCCCTTCAGGAGCACTTCGTCGCGCGCTCGGGAGCCGACGTCGTCCGCGTCGACACGGGCCACACCCCCTTCGAAGACGACCCCGTGTGGTTCGCCGGCGTCCTCGCCGACATCATCACCCCGGCGGAGGTGGCGCGATGA
- a CDS encoding aldehyde dehydrogenase family protein translates to MSLTVTTAPGRLFIDGRWADATDGGRMDVIAPSTGEKITDVARGTTADVDAAVAAARRAFDEGPWPRMSSRERARILQRAYALMRERSEELAAAESLDVGKPITFARVVDVNNAAELYEYYAALGHRLDGDVREIAADAHAYVRNEPLGVVAAITPFNFPLILSSTKIAPALVAGNTVVHKPASDTPLSALLMAELLRDAGVPDGVFNVVTGPGSTLGDHLVSHPDVDKVAFTGSTEIGAHAAALAGRTLKPFTAELGGNAANILFADADLDRAIHTVISAFVFNAGQFCMAGPRLLVERPIYGVVLGILKDAVPHVPFGDIDDPATVIGPVASRTQLDKVTAMVDRARAAGARVVTGGHAVERDGGFYYAPTVLADLDPDAEVVVDEVFGPVLTVQPFDTEDEAIALANGTKYGLASGIQTADLARAHRIAGRLRAGITWVNGWAILDPAVPFGGVKASGWGREGGPEALQSYQKAHSIVFDLGGAQ, encoded by the coding sequence ATGAGCCTCACGGTCACGACCGCCCCCGGCCGCCTGTTCATCGACGGACGGTGGGCGGATGCCACGGACGGCGGCCGCATGGACGTCATCGCCCCGTCCACCGGCGAGAAGATCACCGACGTCGCCCGCGGCACGACCGCCGACGTCGACGCCGCCGTCGCCGCCGCGCGCCGCGCGTTCGACGAGGGACCCTGGCCGCGGATGTCGAGCCGCGAGCGTGCCCGCATCCTGCAGCGCGCGTACGCCCTCATGCGGGAGCGCAGCGAAGAGCTCGCGGCCGCCGAGAGCCTCGACGTCGGCAAGCCCATCACCTTCGCCCGCGTCGTCGACGTCAACAACGCCGCCGAGCTCTACGAGTACTACGCTGCCCTCGGCCACCGCCTCGACGGCGACGTGCGCGAGATCGCCGCCGACGCCCACGCGTACGTCCGGAACGAACCGCTCGGGGTGGTCGCTGCGATCACGCCGTTCAACTTCCCGCTGATCCTGTCGAGCACGAAGATCGCCCCCGCCCTCGTCGCGGGCAACACCGTGGTGCACAAGCCGGCGAGCGACACCCCGTTGAGCGCCCTGCTCATGGCGGAACTGCTGCGCGACGCCGGCGTCCCCGACGGCGTGTTCAACGTCGTCACCGGCCCGGGGTCGACGCTCGGCGACCACCTCGTCTCGCACCCCGACGTCGACAAGGTCGCGTTCACGGGCTCGACCGAGATCGGCGCGCACGCGGCAGCCCTCGCCGGTCGGACGCTCAAGCCCTTCACCGCGGAGCTCGGCGGCAACGCGGCGAACATCCTCTTCGCCGACGCCGACCTCGACCGCGCGATCCACACCGTCATCTCGGCGTTCGTGTTCAACGCGGGGCAGTTCTGCATGGCGGGACCGCGTCTGCTGGTGGAGCGTCCGATCTACGGGGTGGTGCTCGGCATCCTGAAGGATGCCGTGCCGCACGTGCCGTTCGGCGACATCGACGACCCGGCCACCGTGATCGGACCGGTCGCCAGTCGCACCCAGCTCGACAAGGTCACCGCGATGGTCGACCGGGCGCGCGCCGCGGGCGCGCGGGTCGTGACGGGCGGGCACGCCGTCGAGCGCGACGGCGGGTTCTACTACGCCCCCACTGTCCTCGCCGACCTCGATCCCGACGCCGAGGTCGTCGTGGACGAGGTGTTCGGCCCGGTCCTCACCGTGCAGCCCTTCGACACCGAGGACGAGGCCATCGCCCTCGCGAACGGCACGAAGTACGGTCTCGCCAGCGGCATCCAGACCGCCGATCTCGCCCGGGCGCATCGCATCGCCGGGCGTCTGCGGGCCGGCATCACCTGGGTGAACGGATGGGCGATCCTCGATCCGGCCGTACCGTTCGGCGGGGTGAAGGCCTCCGGCTGGGGGCGCGAGGGCGGGCCGGAAGCCCTGCAGTCGTACCAGAAGGCCCACTCGATCGTGTTCGACCTCGGCGGTGCGCAGTGA
- a CDS encoding NAD(P)-dependent alcohol dehydrogenase — translation MTAGRAAIVEEGRDGAALGTRTISVADVDYAEPGHGEVLVRLTATGLCHTDLGVLAGGIPFPTPGIIGHEGAGRVESVGPGVRGVSPGDAVLLSFTSCGACAACAGAHPAYCETWLPRNLLGGIREADSGGIARDGEPVAAHFFGQSSFGTYAIADERSLVRVADDADLAVLAPLGCGVLTGFGSMWNVLDPGPSDVVAVYGTGAVGLSAVMAAATRAPARLIAIDRVASRLDLARELGATDTIDAAHEDVAARLAELTDGRGVTLSFDTTGHPGVARSALDAAAARGTVLVCGAPPPGTEIPVDIQGILTGKILRGVTMGDADPRELIPRLVALHAEGRLPLEKLERQYALDDIAQAIDDMHHGRTVKPVIVY, via the coding sequence GTGACCGCGGGACGAGCGGCGATCGTCGAGGAGGGCCGGGACGGCGCAGCCCTCGGGACCCGAACGATCTCGGTCGCCGACGTCGACTACGCCGAACCCGGCCACGGCGAGGTGCTCGTGCGCCTGACGGCGACCGGCCTCTGCCACACCGATCTCGGGGTGCTGGCCGGCGGCATCCCGTTCCCCACCCCGGGGATCATCGGGCACGAGGGGGCCGGGCGCGTCGAGAGCGTCGGGCCGGGTGTGCGCGGGGTGAGCCCCGGGGATGCCGTGCTCCTGAGCTTCACCTCGTGCGGGGCGTGCGCAGCCTGCGCCGGCGCGCATCCCGCGTACTGCGAGACGTGGCTGCCGCGGAATCTCCTCGGCGGTATCCGCGAGGCGGACTCGGGCGGAATCGCCCGCGACGGGGAGCCGGTCGCGGCGCACTTCTTCGGGCAGTCCTCGTTCGGGACGTACGCGATCGCCGACGAGCGCTCCCTCGTGCGCGTCGCCGACGACGCCGACCTCGCCGTGCTCGCCCCGCTCGGCTGCGGGGTGCTGACGGGATTCGGCTCGATGTGGAACGTGCTCGACCCCGGTCCCTCCGACGTGGTCGCGGTGTACGGCACCGGAGCGGTCGGGCTCTCGGCCGTCATGGCCGCAGCGACCCGGGCGCCCGCGCGCCTCATCGCGATCGACCGGGTGGCCTCGCGTCTCGACCTCGCTCGAGAGCTCGGGGCGACGGACACGATCGACGCCGCGCACGAGGACGTCGCCGCGCGTCTGGCCGAGCTGACCGACGGACGCGGGGTCACGCTGAGCTTCGACACGACGGGTCACCCGGGCGTCGCACGCTCGGCCCTCGACGCCGCCGCCGCGCGCGGAACGGTGCTCGTGTGCGGCGCGCCCCCGCCCGGAACCGAGATCCCGGTCGACATCCAGGGCATCCTCACCGGGAAGATCCTCCGGGGAGTGACGATGGGCGACGCGGATCCGCGCGAGCTGATCCCGCGCCTGGTCGCCCTGCACGCCGAGGGACGCCTGCCGCTGGAGAAGCTCGAGCGGCAGTACGCCCTCGACGACATCGCCCAGGCCATCGACGACATGCACCACGGGCGGACGGTCAAGCCGGTCATCGTGTACTGA
- a CDS encoding potassium channel family protein — MYGERLARWERTVEWPLVIAALLFLAAYAAQILATPEGVVETVAEVVLKATWALFLLDYVVRLAIAEHRWRWFWRHLLDLAIVALPVFRPLRLMRFFTIIALIQRNTGTMLRGRVALFTIGATALTVFVAALAVYDAEQRSGGPISTFGDAVWWAFETITTVGYGDYYPVTVTGRIVAVGLMVGGIALIGVVTATLASWIVQRVSVEAEEASAATETQVEALRGEIAELKQMLREAPRA, encoded by the coding sequence ATGTACGGAGAACGACTCGCTCGTTGGGAGAGGACGGTGGAGTGGCCGCTGGTCATCGCGGCGCTCCTCTTCCTCGCCGCGTACGCGGCCCAGATCCTCGCCACGCCGGAGGGCGTCGTCGAGACCGTGGCCGAGGTGGTGCTGAAAGCGACGTGGGCGCTCTTCCTGCTCGACTACGTCGTGCGCCTGGCGATCGCCGAACACCGGTGGAGGTGGTTCTGGCGGCACCTGCTCGACCTCGCGATCGTCGCCCTCCCGGTGTTCCGCCCCCTCCGGCTCATGCGGTTCTTCACGATCATCGCGCTCATCCAGCGCAATACCGGAACGATGCTGCGCGGACGCGTGGCGCTGTTCACCATCGGAGCGACAGCCCTGACGGTGTTCGTCGCCGCGCTGGCCGTGTACGACGCCGAACAGCGCAGCGGCGGACCCATCTCGACCTTCGGCGACGCCGTGTGGTGGGCGTTCGAGACCATCACGACCGTGGGCTACGGCGACTACTACCCCGTCACGGTGACCGGACGCATCGTCGCGGTGGGCCTCATGGTGGGCGGGATCGCGCTGATCGGCGTGGTCACGGCGACCCTCGCCTCGTGGATCGTGCAGCGCGTCTCGGTCGAAGCCGAGGAGGCGTCGGCCGCCACCGAGACGCAGGTCGAGGCGCTGCGCGGAGAGATCGCCGAGCTGAAGCAGATGCTGCGGGAGGCGCCGCGGGCGTAG